In Neoarius graeffei isolate fNeoGra1 chromosome 15, fNeoGra1.pri, whole genome shotgun sequence, a single genomic region encodes these proteins:
- the gatad2ab gene encoding GATA zinc finger domain containing 2Ab isoform X4: protein MSEEAVRQTRSQKRALERETPALDGDLKRVKLERGELGSSKVANILKAGEVKATIKVEVQADDEPVDMRTPRSEIKKERPPTPDDVIVLSDNEPGSPQINGISHSLKKTDAEMLMKSSPEERQRFIKQLKEELRLQEAKLVLLKKLRQSQIQKESVVQKTTNSTSNPPPLVRGSILSSKAPLQVSSNRSSGTVIPPPLVRGGAQGSKHTSIVMPPLVRGSQPIAVTPQQIATLRQQQHSGSGPPPLLLGPRTSVPNVQVQGQRIIQQGLIRVANVANTNVLVNIPQGSPTALKGSSVSSQSGIGTNASTVNTNDSPASRQAAAKLALRKQLEKTLLEIPPPKPPAPELNFLPSAANNEFIYLVGLEMVVQNLLDLAKSKQQPQQGSPPIASPVKEPFTCAQCHTDFTSRWRQDKSNSSILCEQCMSSNQKKALKAEHTNRLKAAFVKALQQEQEIEQRILQQSSSSSPKSSAASSSSSSSPVVKLEQHVLVSPQYKTGRSSLPQQQSNRATVSRYPSSTVKQSPGQVVRTVPQVVVSASSRGMSRSFSTSSQLHNAVTAAGLVSRPGVTMAYVNPSLSVLKTTSPADRQREYLLDMIPSRSISQTTNNWK, encoded by the exons ATGTCTGAGGAGGCGGTGCGCCAGACACGCAGCCAGAAgagggcactggagcgggagacgCCGGCCCTCGATGGAGACTTGAAACGAGTGAAGCTGGAAAGAGGGGAACTCGGTTCTAGCAAAGTGGCAAACATCCTGAAGGCTGGTGAGGTGAAAGCCACCATCAAAGTGGAGGTGCAGGCAGATGATGAGCCTGTGGACATGAGGACGCCCCGCAG TGAAATAAAAAAAGAGAGGCCACCAACGCCAGATGACGTGATTGTTTTATCAGACAACGAGCCGGGCAGTCCACAAATTAATGGAATCAGCCACAGCTTGAAGAAAACCGATGCGGAGATGCTCATG AAGAGCAGCCCTGAAGAGCGTCAGAGGTTTATCAAGCAGCTAAAGGAGGAGCTGCGTCTGCAAGAGGCCAAGCTGGTGCTGctcaagaaactccgtcagagccAGATCCAGAAAGAGAGTGTGGTGCAGAAG ACAACCAATTCCACATCCAATCCCCCACCTCTTGTAAGAGGCAGCATTTTATCCAGCAAAGCTCCactgcag gtgtcctCTAATAGAAGCTCAGGCACCGTCATTCCTCCTCCTCTGGTGCGGGGTGGTGCACAGGGTTCCAAGCATACATCAATAGTGATGCCACCCTTAGTCAGAGGCTCACAG CCCATTGCTGTGACTCCTCAGCAGATAGCGACATTGCGTCAGCAGCAGCACTCTGGCTCTGGTCCTCCTCCTCTGTTGCTGGGTCCTCGCACCTCTGTGCCCAATGTTCAGGTGCAGGGTCAGAGGATCATTCAGCAGGGCCTGATTCGTGTGGCCAACGTAGCTAACACCAATGTCCTGGTCAACATCCCACAG GGCTCGCCTACTGCGTTGAAGGGTTCTTCAGTCTCCTCCCAGTCAGGTATCGGCACCAACGCCTCCACGGTTAATACTAATGACTCCCCCGCCAGCCGACAGGCTGCTGCCAAGCTGGCTCTACGGAAGCAGCTGGAAAAAACCCTATTAGAGATCCCTCCTCCAAAACCCCCTGCACCAGAGCTCAACTTCCTCCCTTCGGCTGCCAACAATGAGTTTATCTACCTGGTGGGACTGGAGATGGTGGTACAGAACCTGCTGGATCTGGCCAAAA GCAAACAGCAGCCCCAACAGGGCAGCCCCCCGATAGCGTCACCTGTGAAGGAGCCATTTACGTGTGCGCAGTGCCACACAGACTTCACCTCACGCTGGAGACAGGACAAGAGTAACAGCTCAATCCTGTGTGAGCAGTGTATGAGTTCCAACCAAAAGAAAGCCCTGAAGGCCGAGCACACGAACCGGCTAAAGGCAGCATTTGTCAAGGCCTTGCAGCAGGAGCAGGAGATCGAGCAACGCATCCTTCAGCAGTCTTCCTCATCCTCTCCAAAGAGTTCGGCTGCCTCTTCGTCTTCCTCATCCTCGCCAGTGGTGAAGTTGGAGCAGCACGTGCTGGTGTCTCCGCAGTATAAAACGGGACGATCCTCACTGCCTCAGCAGCAGTCAAACAGGGCAACTGTCAGTCGCTACCCCTCCAGCACCGTTAAGCAA AGTCCAGGACAGGTGGTGCGTACTGTGCCCCAGGTGGTGGTCAGCGCAAGTTCACGTGGCATGAGCCGCAGCTTCTCTACGTCCAGTCAGCTGCATAATGCAGTGACTGCTGCCGGGCTGGTCAGCAGACCAG
- the gatad2ab gene encoding GATA zinc finger domain containing 2Ab isoform X3: MSEEAVRQTRSQKRALERETPALDGDLKRVKLERGELGSSKVANILKAGEVKATIKVEVQADDEPVDMRTPRSEIKKERPPTPDDVIVLSDNEPGSPQINGISHSLKKTDAEMLMKSSPEERQRFIKQLKEELRLQEAKLVLLKKLRQSQIQKESVVQKTTNSTSNPPPLVRGSILSSKAPLQVSSNRSSGTVIPPPLVRGGAQGSKHTSIVMPPLVRGSQIATLRQQQHSGSGPPPLLLGPRTSVPNVQVQGQRIIQQGLIRVANVANTNVLVNIPQGSPTALKGSSVSSQSGIGTNASTVNTNDSPASRQAAAKLALRKQLEKTLLEIPPPKPPAPELNFLPSAANNEFIYLVGLEMVVQNLLDLAKSKQQPQQGSPPIASPVKEPFTCAQCHTDFTSRWRQDKSNSSILCEQCMSSNQKKALKAEHTNRLKAAFVKALQQEQEIEQRILQQSSSSSPKSSAASSSSSSSPVVKLEQHVLVSPQYKTGRSSLPQQQSNRATVSRYPSSTVKQSPGQVVRTVPQVVVSASSRGMSRSFSTSSQLHNAVTAAGLVSRPGKHAGRAGPNSSNSRASSSSKATISSSKATTSVWRKQSSTPTGVTMAYVNPSLSVLKTTSPADRQREYLLDMIPSRSISQTTNNWK; encoded by the exons ATGTCTGAGGAGGCGGTGCGCCAGACACGCAGCCAGAAgagggcactggagcgggagacgCCGGCCCTCGATGGAGACTTGAAACGAGTGAAGCTGGAAAGAGGGGAACTCGGTTCTAGCAAAGTGGCAAACATCCTGAAGGCTGGTGAGGTGAAAGCCACCATCAAAGTGGAGGTGCAGGCAGATGATGAGCCTGTGGACATGAGGACGCCCCGCAG TGAAATAAAAAAAGAGAGGCCACCAACGCCAGATGACGTGATTGTTTTATCAGACAACGAGCCGGGCAGTCCACAAATTAATGGAATCAGCCACAGCTTGAAGAAAACCGATGCGGAGATGCTCATG AAGAGCAGCCCTGAAGAGCGTCAGAGGTTTATCAAGCAGCTAAAGGAGGAGCTGCGTCTGCAAGAGGCCAAGCTGGTGCTGctcaagaaactccgtcagagccAGATCCAGAAAGAGAGTGTGGTGCAGAAG ACAACCAATTCCACATCCAATCCCCCACCTCTTGTAAGAGGCAGCATTTTATCCAGCAAAGCTCCactgcag gtgtcctCTAATAGAAGCTCAGGCACCGTCATTCCTCCTCCTCTGGTGCGGGGTGGTGCACAGGGTTCCAAGCATACATCAATAGTGATGCCACCCTTAGTCAGAGGCTCACAG ATAGCGACATTGCGTCAGCAGCAGCACTCTGGCTCTGGTCCTCCTCCTCTGTTGCTGGGTCCTCGCACCTCTGTGCCCAATGTTCAGGTGCAGGGTCAGAGGATCATTCAGCAGGGCCTGATTCGTGTGGCCAACGTAGCTAACACCAATGTCCTGGTCAACATCCCACAG GGCTCGCCTACTGCGTTGAAGGGTTCTTCAGTCTCCTCCCAGTCAGGTATCGGCACCAACGCCTCCACGGTTAATACTAATGACTCCCCCGCCAGCCGACAGGCTGCTGCCAAGCTGGCTCTACGGAAGCAGCTGGAAAAAACCCTATTAGAGATCCCTCCTCCAAAACCCCCTGCACCAGAGCTCAACTTCCTCCCTTCGGCTGCCAACAATGAGTTTATCTACCTGGTGGGACTGGAGATGGTGGTACAGAACCTGCTGGATCTGGCCAAAA GCAAACAGCAGCCCCAACAGGGCAGCCCCCCGATAGCGTCACCTGTGAAGGAGCCATTTACGTGTGCGCAGTGCCACACAGACTTCACCTCACGCTGGAGACAGGACAAGAGTAACAGCTCAATCCTGTGTGAGCAGTGTATGAGTTCCAACCAAAAGAAAGCCCTGAAGGCCGAGCACACGAACCGGCTAAAGGCAGCATTTGTCAAGGCCTTGCAGCAGGAGCAGGAGATCGAGCAACGCATCCTTCAGCAGTCTTCCTCATCCTCTCCAAAGAGTTCGGCTGCCTCTTCGTCTTCCTCATCCTCGCCAGTGGTGAAGTTGGAGCAGCACGTGCTGGTGTCTCCGCAGTATAAAACGGGACGATCCTCACTGCCTCAGCAGCAGTCAAACAGGGCAACTGTCAGTCGCTACCCCTCCAGCACCGTTAAGCAA AGTCCAGGACAGGTGGTGCGTACTGTGCCCCAGGTGGTGGTCAGCGCAAGTTCACGTGGCATGAGCCGCAGCTTCTCTACGTCCAGTCAGCTGCATAATGCAGTGACTGCTGCCGGGCTGGTCAGCAGACCAGGTAAGCATGCTGGGAGGGCTGGGCCAAATAGCAGCAACAGCAGAGCCAGCAGCAGCAGTAAGGCCACCATCAGTAGCAGTAAGGCCACCACCAGTGTCTGGAGGAAACAGAGCAGCACTCCCACAG
- the gatad2ab gene encoding GATA zinc finger domain containing 2Ab isoform X5, whose product MSEEAVRQTRSQKRALERETPALDGDLKRVKLERGELGSSKVANILKAGEVKATIKVEVQADDEPVDMRTPRSEIKKERPPTPDDVIVLSDNEPGSPQINGISHSLKKTDAEMLMKSSPEERQRFIKQLKEELRLQEAKLVLLKKLRQSQIQKESVVQKTTNSTSNPPPLVRGSILSSKAPLQIATLRQQQHSGSGPPPLLLGPRTSVPNVQVQGQRIIQQGLIRVANVANTNVLVNIPQGSPTALKGSSVSSQSGIGTNASTVNTNDSPASRQAAAKLALRKQLEKTLLEIPPPKPPAPELNFLPSAANNEFIYLVGLEMVVQNLLDLAKSKQQPQQGSPPIASPVKEPFTCAQCHTDFTSRWRQDKSNSSILCEQCMSSNQKKALKAEHTNRLKAAFVKALQQEQEIEQRILQQSSSSSPKSSAASSSSSSSPVVKLEQHVLVSPQYKTGRSSLPQQQSNRATVSRYPSSTVKQSPGQVVRTVPQVVVSASSRGMSRSFSTSSQLHNAVTAAGLVSRPGKHAGRAGPNSSNSRASSSSKATISSSKATTSVWRKQSSTPTGVTMAYVNPSLSVLKTTSPADRQREYLLDMIPSRSISQTTNNWK is encoded by the exons ATGTCTGAGGAGGCGGTGCGCCAGACACGCAGCCAGAAgagggcactggagcgggagacgCCGGCCCTCGATGGAGACTTGAAACGAGTGAAGCTGGAAAGAGGGGAACTCGGTTCTAGCAAAGTGGCAAACATCCTGAAGGCTGGTGAGGTGAAAGCCACCATCAAAGTGGAGGTGCAGGCAGATGATGAGCCTGTGGACATGAGGACGCCCCGCAG TGAAATAAAAAAAGAGAGGCCACCAACGCCAGATGACGTGATTGTTTTATCAGACAACGAGCCGGGCAGTCCACAAATTAATGGAATCAGCCACAGCTTGAAGAAAACCGATGCGGAGATGCTCATG AAGAGCAGCCCTGAAGAGCGTCAGAGGTTTATCAAGCAGCTAAAGGAGGAGCTGCGTCTGCAAGAGGCCAAGCTGGTGCTGctcaagaaactccgtcagagccAGATCCAGAAAGAGAGTGTGGTGCAGAAG ACAACCAATTCCACATCCAATCCCCCACCTCTTGTAAGAGGCAGCATTTTATCCAGCAAAGCTCCactgcag ATAGCGACATTGCGTCAGCAGCAGCACTCTGGCTCTGGTCCTCCTCCTCTGTTGCTGGGTCCTCGCACCTCTGTGCCCAATGTTCAGGTGCAGGGTCAGAGGATCATTCAGCAGGGCCTGATTCGTGTGGCCAACGTAGCTAACACCAATGTCCTGGTCAACATCCCACAG GGCTCGCCTACTGCGTTGAAGGGTTCTTCAGTCTCCTCCCAGTCAGGTATCGGCACCAACGCCTCCACGGTTAATACTAATGACTCCCCCGCCAGCCGACAGGCTGCTGCCAAGCTGGCTCTACGGAAGCAGCTGGAAAAAACCCTATTAGAGATCCCTCCTCCAAAACCCCCTGCACCAGAGCTCAACTTCCTCCCTTCGGCTGCCAACAATGAGTTTATCTACCTGGTGGGACTGGAGATGGTGGTACAGAACCTGCTGGATCTGGCCAAAA GCAAACAGCAGCCCCAACAGGGCAGCCCCCCGATAGCGTCACCTGTGAAGGAGCCATTTACGTGTGCGCAGTGCCACACAGACTTCACCTCACGCTGGAGACAGGACAAGAGTAACAGCTCAATCCTGTGTGAGCAGTGTATGAGTTCCAACCAAAAGAAAGCCCTGAAGGCCGAGCACACGAACCGGCTAAAGGCAGCATTTGTCAAGGCCTTGCAGCAGGAGCAGGAGATCGAGCAACGCATCCTTCAGCAGTCTTCCTCATCCTCTCCAAAGAGTTCGGCTGCCTCTTCGTCTTCCTCATCCTCGCCAGTGGTGAAGTTGGAGCAGCACGTGCTGGTGTCTCCGCAGTATAAAACGGGACGATCCTCACTGCCTCAGCAGCAGTCAAACAGGGCAACTGTCAGTCGCTACCCCTCCAGCACCGTTAAGCAA AGTCCAGGACAGGTGGTGCGTACTGTGCCCCAGGTGGTGGTCAGCGCAAGTTCACGTGGCATGAGCCGCAGCTTCTCTACGTCCAGTCAGCTGCATAATGCAGTGACTGCTGCCGGGCTGGTCAGCAGACCAGGTAAGCATGCTGGGAGGGCTGGGCCAAATAGCAGCAACAGCAGAGCCAGCAGCAGCAGTAAGGCCACCATCAGTAGCAGTAAGGCCACCACCAGTGTCTGGAGGAAACAGAGCAGCACTCCCACAG
- the gatad2ab gene encoding GATA zinc finger domain containing 2Ab isoform X2, translating to MSEEAVRQTRSQKRALERETPALDGDLKRVKLERGELGSSKVANILKAGEVKATIKVEVQADDEPVDMRTPRSEIKKERPPTPDDVIVLSDNEPGSPQINGISHSLKKTDAEMLMKSSPEERQRFIKQLKEELRLQEAKLVLLKKLRQSQIQKESVVQKTTNSTSNPPPLVRGSILSSKAPLQVSSNRSSGTVIPPPLVRGGAQGSKHTSIVMPPLVRGSQQIATLRQQQHSGSGPPPLLLGPRTSVPNVQVQGQRIIQQGLIRVANVANTNVLVNIPQGSPTALKGSSVSSQSGIGTNASTVNTNDSPASRQAAAKLALRKQLEKTLLEIPPPKPPAPELNFLPSAANNEFIYLVGLEMVVQNLLDLAKSKQQPQQGSPPIASPVKEPFTCAQCHTDFTSRWRQDKSNSSILCEQCMSSNQKKALKAEHTNRLKAAFVKALQQEQEIEQRILQQSSSSSPKSSAASSSSSSSPVVKLEQHVLVSPQYKTGRSSLPQQQSNRATVSRYPSSTVKQSPGQVVRTVPQVVVSASSRGMSRSFSTSSQLHNAVTAAGLVSRPGKHAGRAGPNSSNSRASSSSKATISSSKATTSVWRKQSSTPTGVTMAYVNPSLSVLKTTSPADRQREYLLDMIPSRSISQTTNNWK from the exons ATGTCTGAGGAGGCGGTGCGCCAGACACGCAGCCAGAAgagggcactggagcgggagacgCCGGCCCTCGATGGAGACTTGAAACGAGTGAAGCTGGAAAGAGGGGAACTCGGTTCTAGCAAAGTGGCAAACATCCTGAAGGCTGGTGAGGTGAAAGCCACCATCAAAGTGGAGGTGCAGGCAGATGATGAGCCTGTGGACATGAGGACGCCCCGCAG TGAAATAAAAAAAGAGAGGCCACCAACGCCAGATGACGTGATTGTTTTATCAGACAACGAGCCGGGCAGTCCACAAATTAATGGAATCAGCCACAGCTTGAAGAAAACCGATGCGGAGATGCTCATG AAGAGCAGCCCTGAAGAGCGTCAGAGGTTTATCAAGCAGCTAAAGGAGGAGCTGCGTCTGCAAGAGGCCAAGCTGGTGCTGctcaagaaactccgtcagagccAGATCCAGAAAGAGAGTGTGGTGCAGAAG ACAACCAATTCCACATCCAATCCCCCACCTCTTGTAAGAGGCAGCATTTTATCCAGCAAAGCTCCactgcag gtgtcctCTAATAGAAGCTCAGGCACCGTCATTCCTCCTCCTCTGGTGCGGGGTGGTGCACAGGGTTCCAAGCATACATCAATAGTGATGCCACCCTTAGTCAGAGGCTCACAG CAGATAGCGACATTGCGTCAGCAGCAGCACTCTGGCTCTGGTCCTCCTCCTCTGTTGCTGGGTCCTCGCACCTCTGTGCCCAATGTTCAGGTGCAGGGTCAGAGGATCATTCAGCAGGGCCTGATTCGTGTGGCCAACGTAGCTAACACCAATGTCCTGGTCAACATCCCACAG GGCTCGCCTACTGCGTTGAAGGGTTCTTCAGTCTCCTCCCAGTCAGGTATCGGCACCAACGCCTCCACGGTTAATACTAATGACTCCCCCGCCAGCCGACAGGCTGCTGCCAAGCTGGCTCTACGGAAGCAGCTGGAAAAAACCCTATTAGAGATCCCTCCTCCAAAACCCCCTGCACCAGAGCTCAACTTCCTCCCTTCGGCTGCCAACAATGAGTTTATCTACCTGGTGGGACTGGAGATGGTGGTACAGAACCTGCTGGATCTGGCCAAAA GCAAACAGCAGCCCCAACAGGGCAGCCCCCCGATAGCGTCACCTGTGAAGGAGCCATTTACGTGTGCGCAGTGCCACACAGACTTCACCTCACGCTGGAGACAGGACAAGAGTAACAGCTCAATCCTGTGTGAGCAGTGTATGAGTTCCAACCAAAAGAAAGCCCTGAAGGCCGAGCACACGAACCGGCTAAAGGCAGCATTTGTCAAGGCCTTGCAGCAGGAGCAGGAGATCGAGCAACGCATCCTTCAGCAGTCTTCCTCATCCTCTCCAAAGAGTTCGGCTGCCTCTTCGTCTTCCTCATCCTCGCCAGTGGTGAAGTTGGAGCAGCACGTGCTGGTGTCTCCGCAGTATAAAACGGGACGATCCTCACTGCCTCAGCAGCAGTCAAACAGGGCAACTGTCAGTCGCTACCCCTCCAGCACCGTTAAGCAA AGTCCAGGACAGGTGGTGCGTACTGTGCCCCAGGTGGTGGTCAGCGCAAGTTCACGTGGCATGAGCCGCAGCTTCTCTACGTCCAGTCAGCTGCATAATGCAGTGACTGCTGCCGGGCTGGTCAGCAGACCAGGTAAGCATGCTGGGAGGGCTGGGCCAAATAGCAGCAACAGCAGAGCCAGCAGCAGCAGTAAGGCCACCATCAGTAGCAGTAAGGCCACCACCAGTGTCTGGAGGAAACAGAGCAGCACTCCCACAG
- the gatad2ab gene encoding GATA zinc finger domain containing 2Ab isoform X1 has translation MSEEAVRQTRSQKRALERETPALDGDLKRVKLERGELGSSKVANILKAGEVKATIKVEVQADDEPVDMRTPRSEIKKERPPTPDDVIVLSDNEPGSPQINGISHSLKKTDAEMLMKSSPEERQRFIKQLKEELRLQEAKLVLLKKLRQSQIQKESVVQKTTNSTSNPPPLVRGSILSSKAPLQVSSNRSSGTVIPPPLVRGGAQGSKHTSIVMPPLVRGSQPIAVTPQQIATLRQQQHSGSGPPPLLLGPRTSVPNVQVQGQRIIQQGLIRVANVANTNVLVNIPQGSPTALKGSSVSSQSGIGTNASTVNTNDSPASRQAAAKLALRKQLEKTLLEIPPPKPPAPELNFLPSAANNEFIYLVGLEMVVQNLLDLAKSKQQPQQGSPPIASPVKEPFTCAQCHTDFTSRWRQDKSNSSILCEQCMSSNQKKALKAEHTNRLKAAFVKALQQEQEIEQRILQQSSSSSPKSSAASSSSSSSPVVKLEQHVLVSPQYKTGRSSLPQQQSNRATVSRYPSSTVKQSPGQVVRTVPQVVVSASSRGMSRSFSTSSQLHNAVTAAGLVSRPGKHAGRAGPNSSNSRASSSSKATISSSKATTSVWRKQSSTPTGVTMAYVNPSLSVLKTTSPADRQREYLLDMIPSRSISQTTNNWK, from the exons ATGTCTGAGGAGGCGGTGCGCCAGACACGCAGCCAGAAgagggcactggagcgggagacgCCGGCCCTCGATGGAGACTTGAAACGAGTGAAGCTGGAAAGAGGGGAACTCGGTTCTAGCAAAGTGGCAAACATCCTGAAGGCTGGTGAGGTGAAAGCCACCATCAAAGTGGAGGTGCAGGCAGATGATGAGCCTGTGGACATGAGGACGCCCCGCAG TGAAATAAAAAAAGAGAGGCCACCAACGCCAGATGACGTGATTGTTTTATCAGACAACGAGCCGGGCAGTCCACAAATTAATGGAATCAGCCACAGCTTGAAGAAAACCGATGCGGAGATGCTCATG AAGAGCAGCCCTGAAGAGCGTCAGAGGTTTATCAAGCAGCTAAAGGAGGAGCTGCGTCTGCAAGAGGCCAAGCTGGTGCTGctcaagaaactccgtcagagccAGATCCAGAAAGAGAGTGTGGTGCAGAAG ACAACCAATTCCACATCCAATCCCCCACCTCTTGTAAGAGGCAGCATTTTATCCAGCAAAGCTCCactgcag gtgtcctCTAATAGAAGCTCAGGCACCGTCATTCCTCCTCCTCTGGTGCGGGGTGGTGCACAGGGTTCCAAGCATACATCAATAGTGATGCCACCCTTAGTCAGAGGCTCACAG CCCATTGCTGTGACTCCTCAGCAGATAGCGACATTGCGTCAGCAGCAGCACTCTGGCTCTGGTCCTCCTCCTCTGTTGCTGGGTCCTCGCACCTCTGTGCCCAATGTTCAGGTGCAGGGTCAGAGGATCATTCAGCAGGGCCTGATTCGTGTGGCCAACGTAGCTAACACCAATGTCCTGGTCAACATCCCACAG GGCTCGCCTACTGCGTTGAAGGGTTCTTCAGTCTCCTCCCAGTCAGGTATCGGCACCAACGCCTCCACGGTTAATACTAATGACTCCCCCGCCAGCCGACAGGCTGCTGCCAAGCTGGCTCTACGGAAGCAGCTGGAAAAAACCCTATTAGAGATCCCTCCTCCAAAACCCCCTGCACCAGAGCTCAACTTCCTCCCTTCGGCTGCCAACAATGAGTTTATCTACCTGGTGGGACTGGAGATGGTGGTACAGAACCTGCTGGATCTGGCCAAAA GCAAACAGCAGCCCCAACAGGGCAGCCCCCCGATAGCGTCACCTGTGAAGGAGCCATTTACGTGTGCGCAGTGCCACACAGACTTCACCTCACGCTGGAGACAGGACAAGAGTAACAGCTCAATCCTGTGTGAGCAGTGTATGAGTTCCAACCAAAAGAAAGCCCTGAAGGCCGAGCACACGAACCGGCTAAAGGCAGCATTTGTCAAGGCCTTGCAGCAGGAGCAGGAGATCGAGCAACGCATCCTTCAGCAGTCTTCCTCATCCTCTCCAAAGAGTTCGGCTGCCTCTTCGTCTTCCTCATCCTCGCCAGTGGTGAAGTTGGAGCAGCACGTGCTGGTGTCTCCGCAGTATAAAACGGGACGATCCTCACTGCCTCAGCAGCAGTCAAACAGGGCAACTGTCAGTCGCTACCCCTCCAGCACCGTTAAGCAA AGTCCAGGACAGGTGGTGCGTACTGTGCCCCAGGTGGTGGTCAGCGCAAGTTCACGTGGCATGAGCCGCAGCTTCTCTACGTCCAGTCAGCTGCATAATGCAGTGACTGCTGCCGGGCTGGTCAGCAGACCAGGTAAGCATGCTGGGAGGGCTGGGCCAAATAGCAGCAACAGCAGAGCCAGCAGCAGCAGTAAGGCCACCATCAGTAGCAGTAAGGCCACCACCAGTGTCTGGAGGAAACAGAGCAGCACTCCCACAG